DNA from Bordetella genomosp. 13:
AGCCTGCATTGCCGGCCTCACATGCAAAGGTTGGCCGCCTCGATCAGCGGCTGCGCTCGGGCTTGCAGGCGGGTCGACATCTTGACGTCGGTCTTGCCTCGATACGTGATCACGGTCAGCACGCCTTCCACGCTGATGCTGCTGCTGGCCGAAACCTGGAAGCCGTCCTGGATGGGACGGCGTTGCACCGTGTTGCCCTGCCCTTCCCACGCTGCCATCACGCAGTCGCTGTAGTCCTGCGCCGTGCGCGGCGTGCTGCCGAAGAAGGAGGGCTCGAGCTTGCTGACGGCTTCGACGCTGGCGCAGGCCGTGACGACAAGGCCCAGCGCCAGCATGGCGGCGATACGGATTCTCATGGGAAGGACTCTTTGCTGTTCTTGGAAAAACGCCGACCACTATAGCGCAGTGCGGCAAGCGGACCGGCCGCCGCGGCCTGCGGCGCCATGCCGCATGGAACGCGCCTCGCGGGCGACGCAGGCGCGGACGCGAGGCGCGCGCCCTCAGGCCGCGGCGGGCCGCTGCGCGGACTTCGGACGGAACGCGCGCACCACCGCGGGCCGCGTCTCGACATACGGGCCGCCGATGAGGTCGATGCAGTAAGGCACGGCCGCGAAGATGCCGGGCACGATCGTTTCGCCGTCGTCGCCGCGCAGGCCTTCCAGCGTCTCGCGTATCGCCTTGGGCTGGCCGGGCAGGTTGATGATGAGCGCCGCGTGGTCGGGCGTTTCGCGGATCACGGCCACCTGGCGCGACAGGATCGCGGTAGGTACGAAGCGCAGGCTGATCTGGCGCATCTGCTCGCCGAAGCCCGGCATCTCGCGCGTGGCGACCGCCAGCGTGGCCTCGGGCGTGACGTCGCGGCGCGCGGGTCCGGTGCCGCCAGTGGTCAGCACCAGGTCGCAGCCGCACACGTCGACCAGTTCGGCCAGGGTGGCGGAGATGCCCGCGGCGTCATCGGGAATGAGCCGCTGCACATCCTGCCACGGCGAGGACAGCGCGCCATCGAGCCACGCGTGCAGGGCCGGCAGGCCCTGGTCCTGATACACGCCCGACGAGGCGCGATCGGAGATGGAGACGAGGCCGACGAGCAGTTCGTCGGGATAGCGGCGGACAAGGCGTACGGCGTCGGTCATGGCTTTGGGAACGTAATGGGCCGATCGCGCGGCACGCGCGCGGCAACAGCGAAATGCTACCGCATGATGACGTGGTGCTTAACCTGCGCGACAGCGAGATGTCATTCAACTTTCATTTTTACATCTCATCATGCCGGCAGTTTCCAGTTGCGCCTCAAGTCCCCGCACGCCTTTCCTCACCTGTCGCCAGCCTGCAACGGCGACACATGCTTTCACGCTCCCTACAACCAGCCATCGGACCAGACCATGACCGACCTGACTCAAATTTCCCGTCGCCGCCTTCTGAAGATGCTCAGCGGCGCTCCCCTGCTGCCCCTGGGCACCGCCGCCGGCGCGTCCGCCCTGCTGGCGGCCTGTGGCGGCAGCGACGACGATGACGACGAGAACGAGTCGCCCGAGACGCCGCCCACCACGCCGGCTCCTGGCGCGCAGTTCCAGTCGGCCCGCTTCATTCCGATGGCTGCGCCTTCGATGGCCGACCCCGCCGAAATGGCCACCACCTCGGTGAAGTCGGCCATGGAAATCACCTATGACGACGGCACGGTCGAAACCGTCCAGCTGGGCTACGCCACCTTCTTCAACACCGGCGACATGGTGCCGGACGGCAACGGCGGCACCATCCTGGCCGGCGGCTACTACGACATCAACAACAACCCCATCATCGACCGCTCGACGGCGACGCATCGCCAGTTCTTCTCGGGCAGCCCTGACGGCACGTCGCTGCTGAAGCTCGAGAACCCGAACGTCCCCGGCGTCACCGGCAACGCCGTGTTCGCGGTGGTCCAGTTCGAGTACAACGACGTCGACCTGGCGGGCGACAGCACTTACGGCCAGTTGCCCTCGCCGTACGGCGTGCTGACGCT
Protein-coding regions in this window:
- the mog gene encoding molybdopterin adenylyltransferase is translated as MTDAVRLVRRYPDELLVGLVSISDRASSGVYQDQGLPALHAWLDGALSSPWQDVQRLIPDDAAGISATLAELVDVCGCDLVLTTGGTGPARRDVTPEATLAVATREMPGFGEQMRQISLRFVPTAILSRQVAVIRETPDHAALIINLPGQPKAIRETLEGLRGDDGETIVPGIFAAVPYCIDLIGGPYVETRPAVVRAFRPKSAQRPAAA